From the genome of Streptomyces sp. NBC_01341, one region includes:
- a CDS encoding class I SAM-dependent DNA methyltransferase, with product MDFLHTTRASYDAIADDYSSLFRDELGAKPLDRALVTAFAELVLADGGGPVADVGCGTGRVTGFLHGLGVDVFGIDLSPQMLAAARRDHPELRFEEGSMLGLDLPDGGLGGLLAWYSTIHVPDEQLPSVFSEFFRVLKPGGHILLGFQVGDDVLRRDEAFGKDIALDFRRRRPGRVAELLKAAGLTMLARTVRETDTEGPFPERTPQAFLIARKPTVSGGREDGGTG from the coding sequence TCGTACGACGCCATCGCCGACGACTACTCCTCCCTCTTCCGTGACGAGTTGGGGGCCAAGCCGCTCGACCGTGCCCTGGTGACGGCTTTCGCCGAACTCGTCCTGGCGGACGGGGGAGGACCCGTGGCCGACGTGGGCTGCGGCACCGGACGGGTGACGGGATTTCTCCACGGGCTGGGCGTCGACGTGTTCGGCATCGACCTCTCGCCGCAGATGCTGGCGGCGGCCCGACGGGACCACCCGGAACTGCGGTTCGAGGAGGGCTCCATGCTCGGCCTGGACCTGCCGGACGGGGGCCTCGGCGGACTCCTGGCCTGGTACTCGACGATTCACGTCCCGGACGAGCAACTACCGTCGGTTTTCTCCGAGTTCTTCCGTGTACTGAAGCCCGGCGGCCACATCCTCCTCGGATTCCAGGTCGGGGACGACGTGCTGCGCAGGGACGAGGCATTCGGCAAGGACATCGCGCTCGACTTCCGCCGCCGGCGGCCCGGCCGGGTCGCGGAGCTCCTGAAGGCGGCCGGGCTGACCATGCTGGCCCGGACGGTGCGGGAGACCGACACGGAGGGCCCCTTCCCCGAGAGGACGCCCCAGGCCTTCCTGATCGCCCGGAAGCCGACTGTCAGTGGTGGGCGGGAGGATGGGGGCACCGGCTGA
- a CDS encoding DUF4259 domain-containing protein, with product MGTWGMGHFDSDTAADFAGSLDDARPGRREEIIREALAVTARTGVDDYLDADDGVVAVAAAALLAAQRPGGTPVDSVYGPDDPVPPLAPELCGLAVTALDRVVAGESELLELWADVGEGERWSAGVRELRAVLAGAMAPPVGQGAG from the coding sequence GTGGGGACCTGGGGGATGGGCCATTTCGACAGCGACACCGCGGCGGACTTCGCGGGCAGCCTCGACGACGCGCGGCCCGGACGGCGCGAGGAGATCATCCGGGAGGCGCTCGCCGTCACCGCCCGCACGGGCGTGGACGACTACCTCGACGCCGACGACGGCGTGGTGGCGGTCGCCGCGGCGGCCCTGCTCGCGGCCCAGCGCCCCGGCGGCACACCGGTGGATTCGGTCTACGGCCCCGACGACCCCGTACCCCCGCTCGCACCCGAGCTGTGCGGCCTTGCCGTCACCGCCCTCGACCGGGTGGTGGCGGGGGAGTCCGAGCTGCTGGAACTGTGGGCGGACGTGGGCGAGGGGGAGCGGTGGAGCGCGGGGGTGCGGGAGCTCCGCGCCGTGCTGGCCG